In Humulus lupulus chromosome 6, drHumLupu1.1, whole genome shotgun sequence, a single genomic region encodes these proteins:
- the LOC133783102 gene encoding uncharacterized protein LOC133783102 codes for MNSVAKQAATLLKQPNQQLQQCRGIRVKVLNGNLERALTFMQRKMQSSGIERLIKNEQTHHIKNSEKRVLARKNLELKIRSQELARKLRAILIKKVRGL; via the coding sequence ATGAACTCTGTGGCGAAGCAGGCAGCAACCCTGTTGAAACAACCGAATCAACAACTTCAACAATGTAGAGGAATTAGGGTTAAGGTGCTTAACGGCAACCTGGAGCGTGCCCTAACGTTTATGCAGCGGAAGATGCAGTCGAGTGGGATCGAGCGACTTATTAAGAACGAGCAGACTCATCACATCAAGAACTCAGAGAAGCGAGTATTGGCCCGGAAGAACCTCGAGCTTAAGATTCGATCCCAAGAGCTTGCTCGTAAGCTCCGAGCTATCCTCATCAAGAAAGTCAG